From Salvia splendens isolate huo1 chromosome 16, SspV2, whole genome shotgun sequence, a single genomic window includes:
- the LOC121771587 gene encoding photosystem I reaction center subunit VI, chloroplastic-like: MASLAIAAAQPTAVKGLSGSSLAGTKLHAKPSRVTFKPTNYRSGAVVAKYGDKSVYFDLEDIGNTTGQWDLYGSDAPSPYNSLQSKFFETFAAPFTKRGLLLKFLIIGGGATLAYVSSQATGDVLPIVKGPQLPPKLGPRGKI, from the exons ATGGCCTCACTAGCAATTGCCGCCGCCCAGCCCACCGCCGTGAAGGGCCTCTCCGGAAGCTCTCTCGCCGGAACTAAGCTCCACGCCAAGCCATCTCGGGTCACCTTCAAGCCCACCAACTACAG GAGTGGTGCTGTGGTGGCAAAGTATGGTGACAAGAGCGTCTACTTTGATTTGGAGGACATCGGCAACACCACCGGCCAATGGGACTTGTATGGATCAGATGCACCTTCACCATACAACTCACTTCAG AGCAAGTTCTTCGAAACATTTGCTGCCCCTTTCACCAAGAGAGGTCTGCTTCTCAAGTTCTTGATAATTGGAGGTGGTGCCACTCTAGCTTATGTGAGCTCCCAAGCGACCGGAGATGTTCTGCCGATAGTCAAGGGCCCTCAACTTCCGCCTAAGCTTGGCCCACGTGGAAAAATCTAA
- the LOC121772538 gene encoding 30S ribosomal protein S17, chloroplastic-like, whose amino-acid sequence MLLTSQFKSLFLHGATAPFRLSAAAAPPPPTTVPVIKAMRTLQGKVVCATNDKTVAVEVTRLAPHPKYKRRVRKKKKYQAHDPLNQFQVGDVVQLEKGRPVSKNKTFWAVPVPARPSSPPQGLGIPLESELSQV is encoded by the coding sequence ATGCTTCTCACATCCCAATTCAAATCCCTCTTCCTCCATGGCGCCACCGCCCCCTTCAGGCTCTCCGCCGCCGCAGCTCCGCCTCCCCCCACCACAGTCCCCGTGATCAAGGCAATGAGGACGCTCCAAGGCAAAGTAGTCTGCGCCACCAACGACAAAACGGTTGCCGTGGAAGTGACGCGCCTGGCCCCACACCCCAAGTACAAGCGGCgcgtgaggaagaagaagaagtacCAGGCACACGACCCCTTGAACCAGTTCCAAGTCGGCGACGTCGTCCAGCTCGAAAAGGGCCGCCCCGTCAGCAAGAACAAGACCTTCTGGGCCGTCCCCGTCCCCGCCCGCCCCTCCTCGCCGCCGCAGGGCCTCGGGATTCCGTTGGAGTCGGAGCTCAGCCAAGTTTGA